The Pseudomonas benzenivorans region ATCATGTCGCGCATGGCCCCGGCGTGGTCGTAGTAGCCGCCGCGGTTCTCCACGCCCAGGGTCTCGCACACGCTGATCTGCACGTGATCGATATGCCCGGCGCGCCAGACCGGCTCGAACAGGGCGTTGGCGAAGCGCAGCGCCATCAGGTTCTGCACGGTTTCCTTGCCCAGGTAGTGGTCGATGCGGAACACCCGCGGCTCGTCGAACACCGCGCCGATCGCGGCGTTGATCGCCTGGGCCGACTCCAGCGAGTGGCCGATCGGCTTCTCCAGCACGATGCGCGCCCGGGGGCCGGCCAGGCCGGCGATCTGCAAGTGGGCGGCGATGTCCTCGAACAGGTCCGGCGCGGTGGCCAGGTAATAGACCCGCACCCGCTCCTCGGCCTGCCCCAGGTGCTTGGCCAGGCGGCCGAAGTCGGCGCTCTGTCCGGCGTCCATGGCGAAGTAGTCGAGGCGCGCGGCGAAGCCTTGCCAGCTGGCTTCGTCGAAGTCGGCCCGCGCCACCTGGGCCCGGCAGCGGCGTTCGGCCAGGGCCTGGTAGGCGGCGCGGCTGTGCGGGCTGCGGGCCAGGGCGAGGATGCGCATGTCGGCGTGCAGGCGCCCGTCGCGATGCAGGTGGTAGAGCGCGGGCAGCAGCTTGTGCAGGGCGAGGTCGCCGGTGCCGCCAAAGACCAGCATGTCACAGGAAATGCTCAAAGCAGGAACTCCGACTCGGTTTGGCCGTGCGGGGGCGCCGGCCATGTAGTATAACTACAAGGTCACTACAACCCGGCGTGCCCCCGATCATAACCGAGTCGCCATTCGGAGGAGGGGACGCCGACGGATTTGTCATCCTTTCAGCCGAGCCTAATCTTGTGAATTTGTTGCAGCACATCGCCCAGTCCCGCCACCTGTTACGCAAGTCGGAGCTCAAGGTCGCCGACCATGTCCTGCTCGATCCGGCGGCGGTGATGCACAGCTCCATGGCCGAACTGGCACATAGCGTCGGCATCAGCGAGCCGACCATCGTGCGTTTCTGCCGGGCCATCGGCTGCGGCGGCTTCCAGGACCTCAAGCTCAAGCTGGCGCAGAGCCTGGCCGCCGGCGCCAGCTTCGGCCAGTTCGCCATCCATGAGGACGACTCGGTCGCCGACTTCAGCCTGAAGATCTTCGACACCACCCTGCACACCCTGATGGAGGTGCGCGAGCACCTCGACCCCCAGGCGCTGCAGCAGGCCATCGCCGCCTGCGCCCAGGCCCAGCGCGTGGAGTTCTACGGCTTCGGCGCCTCCGGCGCGGTGGCGGCGGACGCCCAGCACAAGTTCTTCCGCCTGTTGCTGACGGCCGCGGCCTACTCCGACCCGCACATGCAGGCGATGAGCGCGGTGACCCTGAAGCCCACCGATGTGGCCATCTGCATCTCCCAGTCCGGCCGCTCCAAGGACCTGCTGATCACCGCCAACCTGGTGCGCGAGACCGGCGCCACCCTGATCACCCTGTGTCCGAGCCAGACGCCGCTGGCCGACCTGGCCACGGTCAACCTGGCCATCGACGTACAGGAAGACACCGAGATCTACACCCCGCTGACCTCGCGCATCGCCCACCTGGTGGTGATCGACGTGCTCGCCATGGGGGTGGCCATGGCCCGCGGCCCGAGCCTGGTCAACCACCTCAAGAGCGTCAAACGCAGCCTGCGCAGCCTGCGCCTGTCGCCCAAGTCGGTGAAGGCGGTCGAGGAGCACTAGACGCCGTCGTCCATGGCCCGCGGGCCATGGTCATCCCGGCGTCATCGTTTCGCCGTCAAAGCGTCACGGCGTGCGGCCATGCTGAGGCTTCCGAGAGTCAGCCTGGGAGTCACACCATGTCTCGCCATGTGGATGAAGCGCAGCCGTACGCCAAGCTCGATGCCAAGACCCGTCGCAAGCTGCTGGACCAACGGCGCATGAGCTACCGTCGGGCCATCGAGAGCTACGCCGAACAGCGCCTGCTGCAGCAGGAGTTGTCCGACTATCCCGAGCTGATCGCCGCTAACTACCTGGCGGCAGCCCAGGCCCTGGAGCCGCGAAGCGCTCGGCCAGGGCGTTGATCTGGCTGCGCTGGCTGCGCACGAAGGCGAAGAAGGCCTGGGCCACCGGCGACAGGTACTTGCCCCGCGGATGCGCCAGGCACCAGCTGCGCATCAGCGGCAGCTCGGTCACCGCCAGTTCCTGCAGCACCCCCTGGGCCAGTTCGCGGCGCACCGCGTGACGCGGCAGCAGGGCCAGGCCGAGGCCGGCGATCACCCCCTCGGCCTGTGCCTCCATGGAGCCCACTTCCAGGGTCTGGGCGAAGTGCGCGCGTTTCTGGTGGCAGTATTCCTCGCAGGCGCGGCGGGTGCCGGAGCCGGGTTCGCGCACCAGCAGCGGCCAGGCGCTGAGGTCCTGCAGGCTCAGCTGCTCGCGGGCACAGAGCGGATGCTGGGGCGGCGCCACCGCGACTATGGGGTTGTTGAGGAAGGGCAGGAACTCCAGGGCCATGTCCGACGGCACCAGGGACATGATCAGCAGGTCGTCGCGGTTGGCGCTCAGGCGCTTGAGCGCCTGGGCGTGATTGACCACCACCAGCTGCAGATTGACTTCGGGGTACTCGCGGCGAAAAGCGGCGAACAGGTGCGGCACGAAGTACTTCGCGCTGGATTCGACCGCCAGGCTCAGCTGCCCCTGCAGCGAGCCCTGCAGGTCGGTCAACTGCATGTCCAGGCTCTCCAGGCGGCCGAAGATATCGGCGCTGGCCCGCTGCAGGGCCTCGGCGGCGTCGGTCAGGTGCAGCTTCTTGCCGACGTAGTCGAACAGCGGCTGGCCGAGCAGCTCCTCCAGCTGGCGGATCTGCAGGCTGACCGCCGGCTGGGTCAGCGACATCTCCTCGGCGGCGCGGCTGTAGGAGCGCTGCTGGCACACCGAACGGAATACCTGCAGCTGGCGCAATGTCATGCGCATCAACGACTTACGCACTTTTTACCTCGTCTGGCGAGTCTTCGTGGCGGAGCCTCTCGGGGCGTCGCCTAGAATGTATTAGCTTTTGCTTATAGCCAATCAAATTATTATTGATTTTAGGTAATTCGTTGATCGGCGTAGGGTAACCGTGCGGCCGCCAGCAGGCGGTCACGCGCAGCCCGGCGTGGCCGCTGCGCTTGCAACCGATCTATCAGAGCCTGGCCGAGGAAAAAGCTTGTGATCAAGAAAATCCTGATTGCCAACCGTGGTGAGATTGCCGTGCGCATCGTGCGTGCCTGCGCCGAGATGGGCATCCGCTCGGTGGCCATCTACTCCGACGCCGACCGCATGGCGCTGCACGTCAAGCGTGCGGACGAGGCCCACGGCATCGGCGACGATCCGCTGGCCGGCTACCTGAACCCGCGCAAGCTGGTCAACCTGGCGGTGGAAACCGGCTGCGACGCCCTGCATCCGGGCTACGGTTTCCTGTCGGAGAACGCCGAACTGGCGGAGATCTGCGCCGAACGCGGGATCAAGTTCATAGGCCCGAGCGCCGAAGTGATCCGTCGCATGGGCGACAAGACCGAGGCCCGTCGCAGCATGATCAAGGCCGGGGTGCCGGTCACCCCGGGCACCGAGGGCAACGTCGCCGACCTGGCCGAGGCGCTGCGCGAAGGCGAGCGCATCGGCTACCCGGTGATGCTCAAGGCCACCTCCGGCGGCGGCGGCCGCGGCATCCGTCGCTGCAACAGCCGCGAGGAGCTGGAACAGGCCTACCCGCGGGTGATCTCCGAGGCGACCAAGGCCTTCGGCAGCGCCGAGGTATTCCTCGAGAAGTGCATCGTCAACCCCAAGCACATCGAGGCGCAGATCCTCGCCGACAGCCTGGGCAACACCGTGCACCTGTACGAGCGCGACTGCTCGATCCAGCGACGCAACCAGAAGCTCATCGAGATCGCCCCCAGCCCGCAGTTGACCCCCGAGCAGCGCGCCTATATCGGCGATCTGGCGGTGCGCGCGGCCCAGGCGGTGGGCTACGAGAACGCCGGTACCGTGGAGTTCCTCCTGGCCGAGGGCGAGGTGTACTTCATGGAGATGAACACCCGGGTGCAGGTGGAGCACACCATCACCGAGGAAATCACCGGTATCGACATCGTCCGCGAGCAGATCCGCATCGCCAGCGGCCTGCCGCTGTCGGTCAAGCAGGAAGACATCATCCACCGCGGCTTCGCCCTGCAGTTCCGCATCAACGCCGAGGACCCGAAGAACAACTTCCTGCCCAGCTTCGGCAAGATCACCCGCTACTACGCCCCCGGCGGCCCCGGCGTGCGCACCGATACGGCGATCTACACCGGCTACACCATTCCGCCCTACTACGACTCGATGTGCCTGAAGCTGATCGTCTGGGCGCTGACCTGGGAGGAGGCGATGGACCGCGGCCTGCGCGCCCTGGACGACATGCGCGTGCAGGGGGTCAAGACCACCGCCGCCTACTACCAGGAAATCCTGCGCAACCCGGAGTTCCGCAGCGGTCAGTTCAATACCAGCTTCGTCGAGAGTCACCCGGAGCTGACCGAGTACTCGATCAAACGCAACCCGTCGCACCTGGCCATCGCCATCGCCACTGCCATCGCGGCCCACGCTGGCCTGTAAGGGAAGGATCAGAACATGAGCAAGAAGATCACCGTCACCGATACCATCCTGCGCGACGCCCACCAGTCGCTGCTGGCCACGCGCATGCGCACCGAAGACATGCTGCCGATCTGCGACAAGCTCGACAGGGTCGGCTACTGGTCCCTGGAAGTCTGGGGCGGCGCGACCTTCGACGCCTGCATCCGCTTCCTCAAGGAAGACCCCTGGGAGCGCCTGCGCCAGCTCAAGGCGGCGCTGCCCAACACCCGCCTGCAGATGCTCCTGCGCGGACAGAACCTGCTCGGCTACCGCCACTACAGCGACGACGTGGTCAAGGCCTTCGTGGCCAAGGCGGCGGTCAACGGCATCGACGTGTTCCGCATCTTCGACGCGATGAACGACGTGCGTAACCTGCGCGTGTCGATCGAGGCGGTGAAGGCCGCCGGCAAGCATGCCCAGGGCACTCTGGCCTACACCGTCAGCCCGGTGCACACGGTCGAGGCCTACGTCAAACAGGCCCAGGCCATGCAGGCCATGGGCATCGACTCGGTGGCGATCAAGGACATGGCCGGTCTGATGACCCCCTATGCGGCCTTCGACCTGGTCAAGGCGCTCAAGGCCGAGGTCGACCTGCCGGTGTTTATCCACAGCCACGACACCGCGGGCCTGGGCGCCATGTGCCAGCTCAAGGCGATCGAGGCCGGCGCCGACCATATCGACACGGCCATCTCCAGCATGGCCTGGGGCACCAGCCACCCGGGCACCGAGTCGATGGTCGCCGCGCTCAAGGGCAGCGAGTACGACACCGGCCTGGACCTGGAGCTGCTGCAGGAGATCGGCCTGTACTTCTACGGGGTGCGCAAGAAGTACCACCAGTTCGAGAGCGAATTCACCGGGGTCGATACCCGGGTGCAGGTCAACCAGGTGCCGGGCGGGATGATGTCCAACCTGGCCAACCAGCTCAAGGAGCAGGGCGCCCTGGACCGCATCGACGAGGTGTTCGCGGAGATCCCGCGGGTGCGCGAGGACCTCGGCTTCCCGCCGCTGGTCACCCCGACCTCGCAGATCGTCGGCACCCAGGCGGTGTTCAACGTACTGGCCGGCGAGCGCTACAAGACCATCACCAACGAGGTCAAGCTCTACCTGCAGGGCCGCTACGGCCTGGCGCCGGGCAAGATCAACGAGCAGCTGCGCAAGCAGGCGATCGGCAGCGAAGAGGTGATCGACGTGCGCCCGGCCGACCTGCTCAAGCCGGAGATGGCCAAGCTGCGCGGCGAAATCGGCGCCCTGGCCAAGAGCGAGGAGGACGTGCTGACCTACGCCATGTTCCCCGACATCGGCCGCAAGTTCCTCGAGGAGCGCGAGGCCGGCAGCCTGACCCCCGAGGTGCTGCTGCCGATCCCCGAGGCCGGCGGCGTGGCCCGGGCGGGCGGTGAGGGCGTGCCCACCGAGTTCGTGGTCGACGTGCACGGCGAGAGCTACCGGGTCGACATCACCGGTGTCGGCGTCAAGGGCGAGGGCAAGCGTCACTTCTACCTGTCCATCGACGGGGTGCCGGAGGAGGTGGTGTTCGAGCCGCTCAACGAGTTCGTCGCAGGCGCGGGTGGCAAGCGCAAGCAGACCAGCGCGCCGGGTGACGTCAGCACCAGCATGCCGGGCAACATCGTCGAGGTCCTGGTCAAGGAGGGCGATGCGGTCAAGGCCGGCCAGGCGGTGTTGATCACCGAGGCGATGAAGATGGAAACCGAGGTGCAGGCGCCAATCGCCGGCACCGTCAAGGCCGTGCATGTGGCCAAGGGCGACCGGGTCAACCCGGGCGAAGTATTGATCGAGATCGAGTGAAGGCCGCGACATGTATCGTCATCTAGGCTTTCCAACGTCTTGTAACGAGTGAGTCCTCTGGGAGCCGCAAGGCTCCCTTTTTTTGCC contains the following coding sequences:
- a CDS encoding PA3496 family putative envelope integrity protein, yielding MSRHVDEAQPYAKLDAKTRRKLLDQRRMSYRRAIESYAEQRLLQQELSDYPELIAANYLAAAQALEPRSARPGR
- the zwf gene encoding glucose-6-phosphate dehydrogenase, which codes for MAGAPARPNRVGVPALSISCDMLVFGGTGDLALHKLLPALYHLHRDGRLHADMRILALARSPHSRAAYQALAERRCRAQVARADFDEASWQGFAARLDYFAMDAGQSADFGRLAKHLGQAEERVRVYYLATAPDLFEDIAAHLQIAGLAGPRARIVLEKPIGHSLESAQAINAAIGAVFDEPRVFRIDHYLGKETVQNLMALRFANALFEPVWRAGHIDHVQISVCETLGVENRGGYYDHAGAMRDMIQNHLLQLLCLVAMEAPVRFDAEAVRNEKVKILEALKPISGLDVQDKTVRGQYTAGKIGGQEVPAYYFEKQVDNDSDTETFVAIQVEIDNWRWAGVPFYLRTGKRMARKASEILIQFKPVPHRLFGDGEANRLLIRLQPEERISLQLMAKNPGKGMRLKPVELDLNLANAFSKQRRWDAYERLLLDVIEGDSTLFMRRDEVEAAWQWIDPIIQGWHQHYQSPRPYAAGSNGPEQSQSLLERHARQWAD
- the hexR gene encoding transcriptional regulator HexR; this translates as MNLLQHIAQSRHLLRKSELKVADHVLLDPAAVMHSSMAELAHSVGISEPTIVRFCRAIGCGGFQDLKLKLAQSLAAGASFGQFAIHEDDSVADFSLKIFDTTLHTLMEVREHLDPQALQQAIAACAQAQRVEFYGFGASGAVAADAQHKFFRLLLTAAAYSDPHMQAMSAVTLKPTDVAICISQSGRSKDLLITANLVRETGATLITLCPSQTPLADLATVNLAIDVQEDTEIYTPLTSRIAHLVVIDVLAMGVAMARGPSLVNHLKSVKRSLRSLRLSPKSVKAVEEH
- a CDS encoding acetyl-CoA carboxylase biotin carboxylase subunit, with the translated sequence MIKKILIANRGEIAVRIVRACAEMGIRSVAIYSDADRMALHVKRADEAHGIGDDPLAGYLNPRKLVNLAVETGCDALHPGYGFLSENAELAEICAERGIKFIGPSAEVIRRMGDKTEARRSMIKAGVPVTPGTEGNVADLAEALREGERIGYPVMLKATSGGGGRGIRRCNSREELEQAYPRVISEATKAFGSAEVFLEKCIVNPKHIEAQILADSLGNTVHLYERDCSIQRRNQKLIEIAPSPQLTPEQRAYIGDLAVRAAQAVGYENAGTVEFLLAEGEVYFMEMNTRVQVEHTITEEITGIDIVREQIRIASGLPLSVKQEDIIHRGFALQFRINAEDPKNNFLPSFGKITRYYAPGGPGVRTDTAIYTGYTIPPYYDSMCLKLIVWALTWEEAMDRGLRALDDMRVQGVKTTAAYYQEILRNPEFRSGQFNTSFVESHPELTEYSIKRNPSHLAIAIATAIAAHAGL
- the oadA gene encoding sodium-extruding oxaloacetate decarboxylase subunit alpha produces the protein MSKKITVTDTILRDAHQSLLATRMRTEDMLPICDKLDRVGYWSLEVWGGATFDACIRFLKEDPWERLRQLKAALPNTRLQMLLRGQNLLGYRHYSDDVVKAFVAKAAVNGIDVFRIFDAMNDVRNLRVSIEAVKAAGKHAQGTLAYTVSPVHTVEAYVKQAQAMQAMGIDSVAIKDMAGLMTPYAAFDLVKALKAEVDLPVFIHSHDTAGLGAMCQLKAIEAGADHIDTAISSMAWGTSHPGTESMVAALKGSEYDTGLDLELLQEIGLYFYGVRKKYHQFESEFTGVDTRVQVNQVPGGMMSNLANQLKEQGALDRIDEVFAEIPRVREDLGFPPLVTPTSQIVGTQAVFNVLAGERYKTITNEVKLYLQGRYGLAPGKINEQLRKQAIGSEEVIDVRPADLLKPEMAKLRGEIGALAKSEEDVLTYAMFPDIGRKFLEEREAGSLTPEVLLPIPEAGGVARAGGEGVPTEFVVDVHGESYRVDITGVGVKGEGKRHFYLSIDGVPEEVVFEPLNEFVAGAGGKRKQTSAPGDVSTSMPGNIVEVLVKEGDAVKAGQAVLITEAMKMETEVQAPIAGTVKAVHVAKGDRVNPGEVLIEIE
- a CDS encoding LysR family transcriptional regulator, with product MRKSLMRMTLRQLQVFRSVCQQRSYSRAAEEMSLTQPAVSLQIRQLEELLGQPLFDYVGKKLHLTDAAEALQRASADIFGRLESLDMQLTDLQGSLQGQLSLAVESSAKYFVPHLFAAFRREYPEVNLQLVVVNHAQALKRLSANRDDLLIMSLVPSDMALEFLPFLNNPIVAVAPPQHPLCAREQLSLQDLSAWPLLVREPGSGTRRACEEYCHQKRAHFAQTLEVGSMEAQAEGVIAGLGLALLPRHAVRRELAQGVLQELAVTELPLMRSWCLAHPRGKYLSPVAQAFFAFVRSQRSQINALAERFAAPGPGLPPGS